The nucleotide window TCAAGTCCTCATGTACTACCTTATATGTTCATGCATAAGGAATTAGGATTGGATGGAACCCAAGCTTTTCAATATTGTTGCAGATCTCTTTTTGGTATAAAGCCTGAAATTGCCAGCGGATGGCCAGTGAGCTAAAAAATGAAAGAACGGGTCATATGCTCTCCTCTTAAAGATAGGACGAACAAAGAACAAAAAGCAGTTAGAAACGGCATAGTGTCGGCTGTCAAGTTGTTTGCATGACATGGCAGATTGATTTAAATGCAGTAACAACTTAACAATGGCCTTGGGCATAAGTTATTCCGGAGGAACAGTAGACCAGGAAGCATCCTTTCTTGCAACTTACAACCCTTTTTTTCTATTAGCCCATAAGATAGAACCACACACCAAAAGTTATAACAGCATCCGCCTCCAGGTTAGAAATAGCTTCATCCAGAATGTCAGCCCGTCAAGTAAGAGCATCTGAGCATTTGAGAAGGGCATTTTAACTCTTTCTGGGCAGCACACAGAGATCAGGCAGCAATTTGAGATGGTTGTTCCATGGCTGGTACAGATCATCCTCTTTCCTTATCTTCTCTTTGATATTCTCATTTTCACATTTCTGATTGTTTGCTGGTTTATTTTCTTTTCAAAAAATCCGGTGGTCAATGGCAGGTTTGGCCTCAATCATGAAGAGTTGAAGACCAATCCTTCCAGTGCGGATTTATTTATCTTTTGAAGCTACGGCCGTGTTGATGGATCATATAGAAGGTTCAGTGGTAACTTTTTAAATTTGTTCAGCACAAGTGTGCATccatacacacacatacatactTCATAGCGTTTCTTTATTGTGTTATTGTTACCGTTTACCAACTAGTGTTGGTTTACTCTCATAATTGACCCAACACATTGCCTTCAGTTTGCAGATACAACAAAACACTTTTATTAGTCTATGATTCCCTAATATTCAGATTTATTCATCCCCATAAGGATAAGTTAAGTATTGTCCATTGCATCGAGAGGATTCATCAAACCATGACTCTCTGTTTTTGGTTTCGTAGTTTCTGTATCTGACATCCATGAATTGTATTATTTGACATCCACTCACTCAAACTAATTATGTTTGATATATCACTTTATTAATGATTTACTGGATCTTCGATTGTTGGTGTACCAAATTTTTTAATATTGTGATTTCGGCCAATTACCATTCCTGTTTGGTCTGTGTTTGATTAAACTCCATTCCCCATATACTTTTGTTTATTTTGTGAATAGGCTGCATACTCTTTTGTTTATTTTGTACATGGACAGGGATGCGGGTTTAAGCTGCAAAATATAAACTCAACAGTGAGTTATCAGTTCGGTTTTCTATATTTCATTTCATATATGTTTGAGTGCCAATGATGATATGGTTCAGGGAGACAATTTAACCCTTTTCTTTTCTTGATCAAGTTTTTAGGCTTCAATTGGTCTACACAGTTTATTTAAATCATGAACCTGACACTCTTTGGAGTAGCCAACTGTGTATCTCTGAATCGCCAAGTGGCGGTTCATTGTAGCAATCGACGCAGCAGAGACAAAATATGATAAAGATAGTTTGCTTGCCAGCTCTATGTTGGCAGTGGAGGTGCTGTTGGAGAGCAAAGCCATACAGGCAACATAGGTGGTGCTTTTTATAAGTTAAGCTGAGCTGTTCAAGCCGTTATTCCGTAGGTATCTTCCATAAGAGCACGGCAAATTAATAATTGATTATGTTAATCCAGGAAATATGATTTTACCTTAGTTGCCTCTGTATACCTTGAATCTTTAACTAAATATCCACTCTTCCTATTTAACCATCAAAATATTACGATGTTGTGTCCTTTTGTTCAACTATACGCATCCACGACAATTTCGACAGCACCATGCGTGAGTTACTTTCCTTTTTTAGTTGCTAATAATCTACTCTGGACCATGCATTTTAAATTCCAATGCATGTCTAACAGAAGATCCTGCCTTTAATTCATAGTAGACATAATCCATTGTCAAACACTCAAATCTGTCCAAACATAAAAAAAACTATCACGCTGTGAGTCCATTGGTTGGGAACTTGGGATATACTAATTTGCTGTGCACTTTCTTATGCTCTGAAATGAAAATCTCATGTATTAGGATTTGTTCCCTGGCTTAGATATATGGATGTAAGTATGCTGTTGCTGGAGTTAGTAGTTCTCGAACCTCCCCCTCTCTTTGTTCTCTGGATTATCAGAGATCAGGCTTTAATTGTTTTATATAATCTATTTTTGAAGTGTGGTGGGTTTGGGAAATTTCTGGATAACTCTCTTCCTCTCTAGTCTGTACAATACATATACTGGTTTACATGGGCCATGTGGGCCAGATTCACACATATACAGCCCAACACTCCCCCTCAAGATGGGTGATAGATATCTATCATTCCCATCTTGTCACACGCAGAATTACACTCCTTGACACTTAAACCCTTAGTTAAACAATCAGCCACTTGTTCTCTAGAGCTCACATAACTTATCCTGATTATGCCATCATCTAACTTCTCCTTGATGAAGAAGCGGTCTATCTCGACATGCTTGGTTCTGTCATGCTGAACTGGATTATTAGCAATGCTGATAGCTGATTTATTATCACACCATAACCTTAGGGGATCCTTCCTTATTACCTTTAACTCAGAGAGAAGATTTCTTACCCATAACATCTCACTCAAGCCTTGTGAAATAGCTCTATATTCAGCTTCAGCTGTTGATTTGGACACCACTGGCTGCTTCTTACTTCACCATGACACCAAGTTTCCCCCAACAAACACACAATAACCAGAAGTTGATCTTCTATCATCCAAACAACTTCCCCAGTCTGCATCACAGTATCCATCTATATTAAGATGCCCATTCTTCTTAAACCATAGCCCCCTTCCCGGATTACCCTTCAGATATCGAAGGATTCGATAGACAGCCTCTAAGTGTCCACTCCTAGGATCATGCATGTATCTGCTCACCACACTCACTGCATATGAGATATCGGGTCGTGTATGACATAGGTAGATGAGCCTTCCAACAAGTCTCTGGTACTTCTCCTTATCCACTGGTTCCCCAGATTCAGCACATAACTTATGATTCTGGTCAATAGGTGTTGAAGCAGGCCTACACCCAAGCATGCCTGTATCACTAAGCAAGTCGAGAGCATACTTCCGTTGTGACAGAACAATTCCTTTAGGGGATCTAGCAATTTCTATACCAAGAAAGTACTTCAGTTGGCCTAAATCCTTTACCTCAAACTCCTTGCTCAGGCTCTTCTTCAGTCGTGATATTTCCACATCATCATCTCCGGTGATtataatatcatccacatacacCGCAAGGATTGTAATCTGACAATTTGAGTGCCGATAGAATACTGTATGATCCCCATTGCACTGTTTATATCCCATATTGCACACAGCACGTCTGAATCTATCAAACCATGCTCGTGGAgattgtttgaggccatacaaagACTTCCTTAACTTGCATACCTTTCTTGATGTCTCGGGCTTTGAGAAACCAGGTGGAATCTCCATGTAAACTTCCTCATGTAAATCACCATGCAGGAATGCATTCTTTACATCTAACTGATGCAAAGCCCAACCAAAGTTAGTGGCACAAGAAATTAAGGTTCTCACTATGCCCATCTTTGCGATAGGTGCAaaagtctcatcataatcaatccCGTATGTCTGACTATAGCCCCTAGCCACTAACCTTGCCTTGTATCTTTCTACCCTTCCTTCAGGAGTCTGCTTCACAGTATACACCCATTTACAGCTAACCGTTCGTTTTCCTGCTGGAAGAGGTACAATATCCCATGTCTTGTTCTTTTCAAGTGCTCTCATTTCCTCCAACATTGCCTCGTACCACTTTGGATCCTGCTTTGCCATTTTCCAATCTCTTGGAGTCACCACAGATTGCAATGATGCAATGAATACTTTGTATCTCGGAGACAGAGATGTATATGATACGTAATTAGCTATGTCATGCTCAAAACCATACCTCTCTGGAGGTTTTCCAGCTCCAACCCGGGTTCCTTTCCTCCAGGCAATAGGCAAGTTCATTGAATCGTTTACATTAGATGGAGTTGGAGTGGCACATGTCTCACCATCAGACAATTCAACAATTTCAACACTTGTTGGAGCCTGTTGCTCCCCCTGCACATGTGTGTCACTTGCTATTGGAgattgttgttgttgctgctcaTCTTGTAGTTGCCTCCTGGTATAGACCCTTAAATTTTCTTCCTCATTTGGCTTTCTCCATTTCTCTTCAGTCATAGGTTGCCTCCTGGTATACACCCTTAGATTTTCTTCCTCATTTGGCTTTCTTCATCTCTCTTCCCTTGCATGACATGGAATTGAACTAACCACAACTCTCGATGGTTCATCTTCCTTTGTCCTTGGTGGTTCACTCCCGCCCTCTCGACTAGCACCACTCATGCTAGGAGAGTCGAAGTCAAATAACGAGCTGAGATCCGTTTTTTCTCCATAAAACGGTTCAGACTCCCTGAATGTCACATCCATGCTCACAAATGTTCTCTGCTCGCTGGGACTCCAACACTTGTATCCCTTCTGACCAGATGGGTaacctatgaagatgcactttaCTGCTCGTCGATCCAATTTTCCCACTGAGGGTCTATGATCCCGGACAAAGCAGGTGCATCCAAATACCTTAGGAGGAACTAAGAATTTGTTCTCACCTAGTAACATCTCACATGGCGACTTCATTCCAATCACCCTTGACGGCATCCGGTTGATGAGGAATGTAGCTGTCATTACAGCCTCACTCCACAAGAATTTTGGCACGTTCATTGTATACATTAGTGACCGAGCAACCTCCAAAATATGGTGATTCTTCCTCTCAGCTACTCCGTGTTGAGGTGGTGTACCCGGACAAGATGTTTGGTGCAATATACCTTGACTTGATAGGAATGTGACAAACTCCTTATTCACATACTCTGTCCCATTATCTGTCCTGATCATCTGTATCTATGTATTGAACtaatttttcacataagcatagAAATATTGAAAGCATTTAAAAACCTCATCCTTATGCTTCATAAGATACACCCATGTCATACGAGTATAGCAATCAATGAATGTAACAAAGTACTTCATTCCAGTTAGAGAGATAAAAAGACATGTCCACACATCTGAGTGAACAAGCATAAAAGGGGAAATACTCCTAAGACCCTTACTCACATAAGATGTCCTTGTGTGTTTACCAAACTCACATGCATCACACACAAGCTTGTTCTTATCCACCCCACACATTACATCGGGAAAGACTTTACTCATCTTCTCAAAAGACATATGTCCCATTCTACAATGGTGAAGCATTACCTTTGTTTCCTTTTCTCCCATCATTGTTGCTAACATCGTAGACACCGCATTATTTGGCACCTTGCGATCCATGTACCATAGCCCATTACGCCTGGTTCCAGTCCCAAGCCTCTTCCCCGTTTGCCTCTCCTGAATTAGACATAAATAGCAGTCAACTATTACTCGACAATCCACATCgtcaaccaaagcactcattgACATAAGATTGACTGGAAAGGCAGGAACATGCAAAAAAGATGAAAGTTTAATAGATGGTGTGCATTGTATTGTGCCAATGCATTTAATGGGTTGTGAGGTGCCATCAGCAGTTTGGATAGTCTCCTTACATGTGGGTGGATATGGAATATATGACTCAAATTCCATTGATGTGCCGGCAACATGCTTTGATGCCCCCGAATCTAATATCCAATCAGGATGTGATCTTTGTGAGAGAATAGATGCATGAGCAcaatgtaacaccctcgatgcggctatagctcccacgtgtcgaggcacgacttagagatataaccgcattgaaagcaatgtcgcaagttaggaaatcatcacaaacatcccatgtaataaacaataaaggggagatacatagttggcttacactcgccacgtcacatcaaagtacataaataacatccatcaaacagacactcatggcccgactacggcgccaaaatggaaaagaacccaacatgcgacaaggccctgaatcaaaccccaactaggcaccactactgatcatcgggaaaggaaacataataacgctgagagtcctcgtcgaactcccacttgagctcgtactcgccacctggagcggaatcacctagacctgcatctggagttatagtatctgtgagccacagggactcagcaatctcacaccctcgcgatcaaaactatttaagcttataggaatggatgaggcaaatatatgtggagctgcggcaagcgactagcatatatggtggctatcttatacgcgaaagagagcgagaagaggaggcaaagcgcgagtgagaatctagaggaacaacctgcgcaagcataactccaacgccgtgtccacttcccggactccgccgagaagaggccatcacggcaacacactcagttgattcattttaattaattaaggtttaagttatctacaaccggacattaacaaattcccatctgcccataaccgcgggcacggctttcgaaagttcaatccctgcaggggagtcccaacttagcccatgacaagctctcacggtcaacgaaggaatagacctcctcccaagacgttccgatcagactcggtatctcggtaactcaagaaacttcgacaggttaaaacaagaccagcaacaccacccgctgtgccgacaaatcccgataggagctgcacatatctcgttctcagggcacaccggataagctaagcgtatgggagccaacgtaacccaagttgccgagggacggccccgcacggtgctctaggttggaccaacactcagaggagcactggcccgggggagtaaaataagatgacccttgagtctgcagaactcaagggaaagaaaaggctaggtggcaaatggtaagaccaatgttgggcattgctggaaaagctttaatcaaggcgaactatcaaggggttcccattataacccaaccgcgtaaggaacgcaaattccgggaacataacaccgatatgacggaaactaggggggcaagagtggaacaaaacactaggcgagaggccgagccttccaccctttccaagtatatagatgcattaagataacatggcaatataatgatatccccaacaagtaaataaatgatgttccatcaaggaacggcctccaaacttcacctgcaactaacaacgttataagaggggctgaacaaagcggtaacatagccaatcaacggtttgataggacatggtgggttagaggttgacatggcaattgggaggctgacaagcaaaaggtaggcatcgtagcattggcaaagcaagagcgagcaaactagcatagcaaagatagtagtgatttcgagggtatgatcatcttgcctgcacagttgtcagagttgactggatcctcacaagcaaactcaacgggctcctcggtagcgaactcgtctcccggctctacccaacaagacaaacaagcaacaaggatacaatcaaccacgtgcaagaccaagcaatatgatgaaaagaTGATAtactatgcgggatgcgatgcgggatgcaaaatgcaagatatgacaggaaatgcatgaacctggtctcaacttggaattccaagggtgccgctggatagaggggatgaaatcgcttgaaaacgatataaagatcattggaatcggagttacggtttggaaatggcaagcgttttaagatatgacaccggtctgcgatttacagcaagtagacatctaaacgcaacgaaatgaacatgctacagccaccaaacatgacaacaaaagaCATGGCAGGGATGCTCGCAAGATttttaacaaaagactagcactgatccacgtccaattcatccattatgaggttcaaacaagcatggcaaaaacgcaaatgcaaaacagattccagacttagtgaaattaacgctagtctgaaatttcagatcacgatgccctcttcggagcagcaaaacaacatgatacatgacctgaacatgacaagtaagaacatggtatgGAGCTACtaaacaagcttaacaaaagtcccaaagtgacctggggcgaaaagggatcacaaaatatattaacgggcacacgaacatagctaaaacacaatcagttttcaaactttgtgaaaactgagacatgctgaaatataactcacgaaggcatgtaaacgagctcgatgcactcaccacggtgcaagtcatggcaattCAAGCATACagccattaagaaggcacaaaatacaagctagacatggtaagaacaatggcatagcatacacggatcaactacaacaacgccggcaaaatcgcaaacgagttggcgatctacccagattcaccatgaaacaaaagtagagctcgattgactcaagctagggtgcaccataattgcaaacaaagacatgaatggatagagcataacatgagtaacaaaagtcccttactgatcatcctcaaaagaggcacggatcattagaaaacaagctgaacatatggcatcatgaactaaaatatcccagacttagtgaaaacaactaagtcccataaaacagatttaccgggtgcctcactttgcaagcttgcacaagtcaccacgcacatcctaaaaatgcatgggttgcacctattgaaagaagacaaaatctttaaaaaaacatatgaaggactcataggcatagcatgcacacaataatcatggcaaaaatgacaaaagtctaagatgaactagcagatctgacaattaactcacgaagcctccttctaacagcattttgggcatcaagatgaactcaaatgaaaatgatgcaatggaatgaaatgatgtactcgtcgagacgaacattttgatatatcatatgtacaaaacagagctacggatgcaaagttacggggcctcgaacagaGCAACTTGGATCAAGAATTTCAGGACTTAAAGAAAATCCACCTCGCGAAAATTAGGGTTACTGTAGCTGGATCTAGATCGGGCATTGTTCACCGAAGCTCGCCGGATCCGGCGCTCGCCGGCGGCTGGcgtggaggaggcggccgggaggcggcggcggtcggcggggccgggaggcggcgcggccgggccggcctggggcggcggacggcggcagCGGCAGGCGCCGGGGTCGACGTGGAGCGGCCgggccgggcggcggcgaggcggccgtggcggcgcgaagtccggtggcggcggggtcgagccggagtcggggaagaagggaggcgcgaggcggcggggaaGTGGCCCGCTCGGGCGGCGCGGGGGCCGGGCGCGGGCTTCGGGCCCGGCGGCGATGGCGATGTGGTCCGTGCCACGTGGCGCGCGGCGAGtggcgggctgcggcggcggacgctgtccggccgggggcggacacgtccgtcggcgcgGATCTGAAGTTTTTTTTTTAgactagggtttggacggggaagaagatccgaatggagggggtataaataggcataagtagagctaggagagtccaaatgaggtgcggttttcggccacgcgatcgtgaccGAACGccctaggacatggagcagagtttggtgggttttgggccaaattggaggggtgttgggctgcaacacacacgaggccttatcggtccctcggttaaccgttggggtatcaaacgaagtccaaatgatacgaaacttgacaggcggtctaccggtagtaaaccaaggccgcttggcaagtctcggtccaatccggaaatgtttaatccccacacacgaaagaaagctagaaatgacctccggatgagaacgaagcgccggaatgcaaacggacaacggggaaaatgttcgggtgcatgagacgaacacgaatgcaaatgcaatgcacatgatgacatgatatgagatgcatgaaaacgaaaacaacacacggagacaaagacccgaacccgagaaataaatataacttaacgccggaaacggcaagagttggggtacaaattgggaaagtcgtatctggggcgttacacaCAATTACCTTCATCTGTAGATACAAAGTGAGCAAAGTTGCCGTAACTACAATCCTCATGATCCTTATCACCTGTGCTTTCTGTTCTTTTCTTTGATTCTTCTTGGGTTGCGAGTGAGGATCCTTCTTCTGAGACTGCCACATTTGCCCTTTGACCACCAGAGTATCCCCGGCCTCGGCCTCCCcttaatccacctcggttatatcctCTCCCCCTTCCACGCATGTTCCTACGTGGAGCCGTGCAAGAACGAATCAAATGACCCTTCTCACCGCAGTTGAAGCACTCTTTGCTCTTATAGTCGGTTGCTATGAAGGCTGGATGAGATGGAGTCGTTGTATTGTTCTTCATCAACTTTAATCGGACCTCCTCCTGTGCCATTGCTGCTATGGCATCCTCTAAGGCAGGTAGAGTAAGTTGATGAAATAAAGTAGCACGTCTCGCCTCAAATTCAGAGTTCAATCCTTTGAGAAACTGCATCACTCGTCTGCGTTCAATCCATTTTCTAGCAGCTGCTATGCAATCTGCATGTGGCAAATCCAGAGGATCATAGTGATCTAAATCAGCCCACAAACGCT belongs to Triticum urartu cultivar G1812 chromosome 7, Tu2.1, whole genome shotgun sequence and includes:
- the LOC125523698 gene encoding uncharacterized protein LOC125523698; translated protein: MAQEEVRLKLMKNNTTTPSHPAFIATDYKSKECFNCGEKGHLIRSCTAPRRNMRGRGRGYNRGGLRGGRGRGYSGGQRANVAVSEEGSSLATQEESKKRTESTGDKDHEDCSYGNFAHFVSTDEGEANGEEAWDWNQA